A genomic stretch from Pseudomonas mendocina includes:
- a CDS encoding lipopolysaccharide kinase InaA family protein, producing MVQELACQYSSKVGNAEFEKWWAVQGGWVEEPNQRRGGVSGVQLLHRSEERCLPVYIKKQTGHIYRSLRYPLGRPTILREKEVYETFSTIGVRTPRMIFSEARKYDGEWQALLITESLDGYVNLEQWFSDLHDKELNDLLIKELAITLARMHESGWQHGCCYPKHIFVKASSDVLDNVRIDVALLDLEKSRRRWTVKKAAEKDLNQLIRHRGNIPLAALLILQRLHDEYLMLN from the coding sequence ATGGTTCAAGAATTGGCCTGTCAATATTCTTCGAAGGTTGGCAATGCAGAGTTTGAAAAATGGTGGGCTGTGCAGGGGGGCTGGGTTGAAGAACCCAACCAACGTAGAGGAGGCGTAAGCGGTGTGCAGTTGCTACATCGATCTGAAGAGCGCTGTTTACCCGTATACATCAAAAAGCAAACGGGCCATATTTATCGAAGTTTGCGTTATCCCCTAGGTCGACCAACTATCCTGCGCGAGAAAGAAGTCTATGAGACTTTCTCAACTATAGGTGTAAGAACACCACGGATGATATTTAGCGAAGCACGAAAGTACGATGGAGAATGGCAGGCCTTGCTAATAACCGAGTCGCTTGATGGCTACGTTAATCTTGAGCAGTGGTTCTCAGACCTGCATGATAAGGAACTGAATGATCTTCTGATCAAAGAACTGGCGATAACCCTAGCCCGTATGCATGAATCTGGTTGGCAGCATGGGTGCTGCTACCCGAAACACATATTCGTAAAGGCAAGTTCAGATGTATTAGATAATGTGCGGATTGATGTGGCTCTGCTTGATCTGGAGAAAAGTCGGCGTCGTTGGACTGTGAAAAAAGCTGCAGAAAAGGATTTGAATCAGTTGATTCGACATCGTGGAAATATTCCGCTAGCGGCTCTTTTAATTCTTCAGCGCCTTCACGATGAGTATTTGATGCTTAACTGA
- a CDS encoding zinc-dependent alcohol dehydrogenase family protein → MARIVRFHEFGDPSVLRIEEQPVTAPSDDEVLVSVEAVGVSWFDVLWRQNLAPSVAKLPAGLGYEMAGVVKAVGSNVSHLKIGDRVASFPAHDINQHCSYAEEVILPAGSLVCYPDVLTAQQAAVHYFPSLVAWLGLTELANAKAGETVMLTAASRGWGPYILQVAKAIGCIVIAATAVGDDKQWLMELGADHVVVTDEEDLVGQVQRLTGGRGADVIMDALGGPHMRLLGDAIAPGGRLVLFDLYGGNETSLPACAAFKKNIRFFIHCIGNFTGNVLLGIPRDDVAVDRALESINKLTQDSQLRPCIKKVFRFEEVIEAHQYMGRCPSRGRVVLTI, encoded by the coding sequence ATGGCTCGCATCGTAAGATTCCACGAATTTGGTGATCCTTCTGTACTCAGGATCGAGGAACAACCAGTTACGGCTCCGTCCGATGACGAAGTACTCGTTTCCGTAGAGGCGGTGGGAGTCAGTTGGTTCGATGTCTTGTGGAGGCAAAATTTGGCGCCCAGTGTTGCTAAATTGCCAGCTGGGCTTGGCTATGAGATGGCGGGAGTCGTGAAGGCTGTTGGCTCTAATGTCAGTCATCTCAAAATTGGGGATCGAGTTGCCAGTTTTCCTGCTCACGACATTAACCAGCACTGTAGTTACGCCGAAGAAGTTATTTTGCCCGCCGGATCTTTGGTCTGCTATCCGGATGTGCTTACGGCGCAGCAGGCGGCCGTACATTATTTCCCGTCGTTGGTTGCATGGCTCGGTCTGACTGAACTGGCCAATGCAAAGGCAGGTGAGACCGTAATGCTCACTGCAGCAAGTCGCGGGTGGGGGCCATATATTCTGCAGGTCGCCAAGGCTATAGGGTGCATTGTCATTGCCGCCACAGCCGTTGGTGATGATAAGCAATGGCTTATGGAGCTGGGCGCTGATCATGTTGTTGTAACCGACGAGGAAGATCTAGTAGGGCAAGTTCAGCGACTAACGGGAGGGCGTGGGGCTGACGTCATTATGGATGCTCTGGGTGGGCCCCATATGCGTTTATTAGGCGATGCAATTGCCCCCGGAGGACGCCTGGTGCTATTCGACCTTTATGGCGGCAATGAGACGTCTTTGCCGGCTTGCGCGGCTTTCAAGAAAAATATTCGTTTTTTTATTCATTGTATTGGTAACTTCACTGGGAATGTGTTGCTGGGAATACCGCGGGATGATGTGGCGGTTGATAGGGCTCTGGAAAGTATTAATAAGTTGACTCAAGATTCTCAACTGAGGCCTTGTATCAAAAAGGTATTCAGATTTGAGGAAGTTATTGAGGCTCACCAGTACATGGGGAGATGTCCGAGCAGGGGGAGAGTTGTATTGACTATATAG
- the uvrC gene encoding excinuclease ABC subunit UvrC — MLQTEEKNDSFDSSAFLSTCSGRPGVYRMFDAGGALLYVGKAKNLKKRLASYFRQVGLAPKTAALVRRIGQIETTITANETEALLLEQTLIKEWRPPYNILLRDDKSYPYVLLSDDDFPRLSIHRGAKKPRGRYFGPYPSAGAIRESLSLLQKAFQVRQCEDSFYKNRTRPCLQYQIKRCKAPCVGLVTQAEYANDVRHSVMFLEGRSNALADELSSSMQSAAMSLEFEKAAGLRDQIALLRRVQDQQSMEGGSGDVDVIAAIVNPGGACVHLISVRGGRVLGSKNFFPQVAIEEESASVLLAFMEQYYLNNLDRDLPAELIVNAQNEDFSTLIDAIRELRSKELSISYRVRGTRSRWQQLAVTNAEQSLMARLANRQHVAARFEALAQALDLDEIPQRLECFDISHSSGEATVASCVVFGPEGAIKSDYRRYNIEGVAPGDDYAAMRQALTRRFSRIMDGEGKLPDILLVDGGKGQLAMAREVLEELAVPELVLLGVAKGTTRKPGLETLYLNDAQHEFTLPGHSPALHLIQQIRDESHRFAITGHRARRGKARRTSTLEDVVGVGPKRRRDLLNHFGGLQELSRASVDEIAKAPGISKKLAETIYDALHSE, encoded by the coding sequence ATGCTACAAACTGAAGAAAAAAACGACTCTTTCGATTCAAGTGCATTCCTGTCTACATGCAGCGGTCGCCCTGGGGTGTATCGTATGTTCGATGCTGGCGGTGCCTTGTTGTATGTAGGTAAGGCTAAGAATCTTAAGAAACGGCTCGCCAGCTATTTTCGACAGGTTGGTCTTGCGCCCAAAACTGCAGCGTTGGTTCGAAGGATAGGGCAGATTGAAACGACGATCACAGCTAACGAAACTGAGGCGTTGCTGCTCGAGCAGACTCTTATCAAGGAGTGGCGTCCACCTTACAACATTTTGTTGAGGGACGATAAGTCCTACCCCTACGTTTTACTGTCAGATGATGATTTTCCGCGACTGAGTATTCACCGCGGAGCGAAAAAACCACGTGGGCGATATTTTGGTCCTTATCCCAGCGCAGGGGCTATTCGAGAAAGTTTGAGCTTGTTACAGAAGGCCTTTCAGGTAAGACAATGCGAGGACAGCTTTTACAAGAATCGCACGCGGCCCTGTCTTCAGTATCAGATCAAGCGGTGCAAGGCGCCGTGTGTGGGGCTTGTCACCCAGGCTGAATATGCAAATGACGTTCGTCACTCAGTGATGTTTCTTGAGGGGCGTAGTAATGCTTTGGCTGATGAGCTATCAAGTTCTATGCAGTCAGCAGCTATGAGTTTGGAGTTTGAAAAGGCCGCGGGTTTGCGAGACCAGATTGCATTGCTTCGCCGCGTCCAAGACCAGCAGAGTATGGAGGGCGGGAGTGGTGATGTGGATGTGATCGCCGCGATCGTCAATCCAGGTGGTGCATGCGTTCATTTAATTAGTGTACGTGGGGGGAGGGTCCTCGGTAGTAAAAACTTTTTCCCGCAGGTGGCGATTGAGGAAGAAAGTGCATCGGTGCTGTTGGCTTTTATGGAGCAGTACTATCTCAATAACCTCGATCGTGATTTGCCGGCTGAATTGATCGTTAATGCCCAGAACGAAGATTTTTCCACCCTGATAGATGCCATTCGCGAGTTGCGCAGCAAGGAGTTAAGCATCAGCTATCGTGTGCGTGGGACACGGTCACGTTGGCAGCAATTGGCTGTAACGAATGCTGAGCAGTCACTTATGGCGCGATTGGCCAACAGGCAGCATGTTGCCGCTCGATTTGAGGCTCTGGCTCAGGCATTAGACCTCGACGAGATACCGCAGCGTCTAGAATGTTTCGATATCAGCCATTCGAGTGGCGAAGCAACCGTCGCATCCTGTGTTGTCTTTGGTCCGGAGGGGGCGATTAAGTCTGATTACAGGCGCTATAACATAGAAGGTGTGGCACCGGGTGATGACTACGCGGCTATGCGCCAAGCACTGACCAGGCGATTCAGTCGAATCATGGATGGAGAAGGCAAGTTACCTGACATTTTGCTTGTAGATGGCGGTAAGGGGCAGTTGGCTATGGCCAGGGAGGTGCTGGAGGAGCTTGCTGTGCCAGAGCTGGTTTTATTGGGTGTCGCCAAAGGCACGACACGAAAACCTGGTCTGGAAACACTGTATCTGAATGACGCGCAGCACGAGTTTACCTTGCCAGGTCATTCTCCTGCTTTGCACTTGATTCAACAAATTCGTGACGAGTCCCATAGATTTGCCATTACTGGTCATCGTGCACGCCGCGGCAAAGCCCGAAGAACTTCGACTTTGGAAGATGTGGTGGGTGTGGGGCCAAAGCGGCGGCGAGATTTGCTAAACCACTTCGGTGGATTGCAGGAGTTATCCCGTGCAAGTGTAGATGAGATAGCTAAAGCGCCTGGCATCAGTAAAAAGCTCGCTGAGACGATTTATGATGCTCTTCACAGCGAGTAG
- a CDS encoding class I SAM-dependent methyltransferase: MQKKNSIELEFSRKYDRDHAQQYFIKHQDGLSRRLSHWRDEQIARKALRTAGDPGLVLDLPCGAGRFWPVLAEQPERVIIAADNSVDMINVARASQSPDIVSRVKTFKASAFSIDLNENAVDCIFCIRLLHHFKNHEHRLAVLREFHRVSRDTLVVSLWVDGNFKSWRRRSLERRRAKSGRLGQNENRFVVSRYEIEQEFAESGWRVIGYQDFIPGYAMWRTYTLRKEI, encoded by the coding sequence ATGCAAAAGAAAAATTCGATAGAACTTGAGTTTTCCCGCAAATATGACCGGGATCATGCTCAGCAGTACTTCATCAAGCATCAAGATGGCTTATCTAGAAGGCTTTCTCACTGGCGTGATGAGCAGATTGCTCGTAAGGCATTGCGGACAGCTGGTGATCCTGGCTTAGTGCTGGATCTTCCGTGTGGAGCTGGACGATTCTGGCCTGTGCTGGCCGAGCAGCCGGAGCGGGTGATTATTGCGGCTGACAACTCGGTAGATATGATTAATGTCGCGCGAGCTTCTCAATCTCCGGACATTGTTTCGCGGGTTAAAACATTTAAAGCATCTGCTTTCTCCATCGATTTGAATGAAAATGCTGTAGATTGCATATTCTGTATTCGACTTTTGCACCATTTTAAGAATCATGAGCACCGACTTGCGGTATTGCGTGAGTTTCATCGCGTCAGTCGGGATACTTTGGTTGTTTCCTTGTGGGTCGATGGTAACTTTAAATCTTGGAGGCGGCGAAGTCTTGAGCGTCGCCGTGCTAAAAGTGGGCGGTTGGGGCAGAATGAAAATCGCTTCGTAGTTTCACGCTACGAAATAGAACAAGAATTTGCTGAGTCCGGTTGGAGAGTTATTGGGTATCAAGACTTCATTCCAGGATACGCAATGTGGCGAACCTATACGCTACGGAAGGAGATTTGA
- a CDS encoding response regulator transcription factor, with product MRILVIEDNRDILANILDYLQLKGFTVDCAQDGLTGLHLATTGHFDLIILDIMLPGIDGYQVCQRLRDDGGNDVPILMLTARDALDDRLKGLRAGADDYLVKPFALSELVARVEAILRRSQGQRTRQLKVADLFYDLDTLNVTRAGQAIKLNPLGLKLLAVLMQKSPSVVRREVLEEALWGDDYPDSDSLRSHIHQLRQVIDKPFSKPLLHTLHGVGYRLAELDHAV from the coding sequence ATGCGCATCTTAGTAATTGAAGACAACCGAGATATTCTGGCGAATATCCTTGATTATCTACAGCTCAAGGGTTTTACGGTCGATTGCGCCCAAGATGGGTTAACTGGGCTCCACCTCGCTACCACTGGCCATTTTGATTTAATTATTCTGGACATCATGCTGCCTGGAATTGATGGCTATCAGGTGTGTCAACGGTTACGTGATGATGGTGGAAACGACGTTCCTATCTTGATGCTGACAGCACGAGATGCACTGGATGACCGCCTGAAGGGGCTGCGTGCAGGTGCAGATGATTACCTCGTTAAGCCCTTTGCTTTGTCTGAGTTGGTAGCTCGTGTGGAGGCCATTCTTCGTCGCAGCCAAGGGCAAAGAACGCGACAATTAAAGGTAGCGGACCTGTTCTACGATTTGGACACACTGAATGTCACTCGAGCAGGGCAGGCCATCAAGCTTAACCCCTTGGGGCTGAAGCTTCTCGCGGTACTCATGCAGAAAAGCCCATCTGTCGTTAGGCGAGAGGTACTCGAAGAAGCACTGTGGGGAGATGATTATCCGGACAGTGATAGTCTGCGTAGCCATATTCACCAACTTCGGCAGGTCATCGACAAACCTTTTAGTAAGCCTTTATTGCACACCTTGCATGGTGTCGGCTACCGGCTGGCAGAGTTGGATCATGCTGTCTAA
- a CDS encoding response regulator transcription factor: MEKIRVVAADDHPVVLMGVREVIERDSRFELIGEARSSSELVELYEKLKPDVVITDYNMPGDVRYGDGIKLVEYLLRHYPDTRILILTMLSNAPLVTTLYGLGVSGVLHKARDLNEILVALGTILRKRVYRGAVAQSSSAVMLAQGDSQVRVAKLSAREYEVLRHFVVGGLSVNDIARVLNRSVKTVSAQKISTMRKLEVSNDQALLKFCLERNVFQ, translated from the coding sequence ATGGAAAAGATTAGAGTAGTGGCGGCGGACGATCATCCTGTTGTCTTGATGGGGGTCCGTGAGGTAATTGAAAGGGATTCGAGGTTTGAGTTGATAGGTGAGGCTAGAAGCTCTAGTGAGTTGGTTGAGCTCTATGAGAAGCTAAAACCGGATGTAGTTATCACTGATTATAACATGCCAGGAGATGTAAGGTATGGTGATGGCATAAAGCTAGTTGAGTATCTTTTGAGGCATTATCCAGATACTAGGATATTGATATTGACGATGTTGAGTAATGCCCCTTTAGTAACAACGTTATACGGGCTGGGTGTGTCGGGTGTATTGCATAAGGCGCGAGACTTGAATGAAATACTTGTTGCGCTTGGTACTATACTTAGAAAGCGGGTATATCGAGGGGCGGTTGCGCAGTCAAGTAGCGCCGTAATGCTTGCACAGGGTGATAGTCAAGTACGTGTAGCTAAACTGTCCGCACGTGAGTATGAGGTTTTGCGGCATTTTGTAGTAGGTGGATTATCTGTTAATGATATTGCTCGTGTGTTAAATCGCAGTGTGAAAACAGTTAGTGCACAAAAAATTTCTACAATGCGTAAACTGGAGGTCAGTAATGATCAGGCACTGTTGAAATTCTGTTTGGAGCGGAATGTCTTTCAGTAG
- a CDS encoding LysR substrate-binding domain-containing protein, giving the protein MNRNDLRRVDLNLLIVFETLMHERSVTRAAEKLFLGQPAISAALSRLRNLFDDPLFVRTGRSMEPTSRAQEIMSLLEPALDSISTAVSRAAEFHPETSTAVFRIGLSDDVEFGLLPPLIKRIRAEAPGIVLVIRRTNYLLMPALLASGEISVGVSYTTDLPANSKRKVLRRSKAKLLRADSAPDAVSMDEFCSRPNALVSFSGDLNGFIDVELEKMGRKRHVVLAVPQFHGLGSLLEGTDILATVPDYTAAALTAAGGLRAEDLPFPSPSFELHMAWRGAQDNDPAERWLRSRIQMFCGDPTSLE; this is encoded by the coding sequence ATGAATCGTAATGACCTTCGACGTGTCGATCTGAATCTGTTGATCGTATTCGAAACGCTTATGCATGAGCGCAGCGTAACACGCGCTGCTGAAAAACTTTTCCTAGGGCAACCGGCTATCAGCGCAGCGCTATCACGCTTACGTAACCTCTTCGACGACCCACTGTTTGTTCGCACAGGACGCAGCATGGAACCTACGAGCCGTGCACAGGAAATCATGTCACTGCTTGAGCCGGCCCTAGACTCGATTTCTACGGCAGTTAGCCGAGCAGCAGAGTTTCATCCAGAAACCAGCACGGCAGTGTTCCGCATCGGCCTATCAGACGACGTCGAATTTGGCTTGCTACCCCCTCTGATAAAACGGATCAGAGCCGAGGCGCCTGGTATTGTTCTGGTTATCCGCAGGACGAACTATTTATTGATGCCAGCGCTTTTAGCCTCAGGAGAAATATCTGTTGGCGTTAGTTATACAACCGACCTTCCTGCGAACTCCAAGCGCAAAGTGTTACGTAGAAGTAAAGCCAAACTCCTGAGGGCCGACTCGGCACCAGATGCGGTGTCAATGGATGAGTTTTGCTCGAGACCCAATGCGCTTGTGTCCTTTTCAGGAGACCTAAATGGATTTATCGATGTAGAGCTGGAAAAAATGGGACGAAAACGGCATGTAGTTCTCGCGGTCCCCCAGTTTCATGGCCTGGGGAGTCTGCTTGAGGGCACCGACATACTCGCTACCGTGCCTGATTACACAGCAGCTGCACTCACCGCTGCGGGCGGCTTACGTGCAGAAGATTTACCTTTTCCGTCTCCAAGCTTCGAGCTCCATATGGCATGGCGAGGAGCACAGGACAATGACCCAGCTGAACGCTGGCTACGATCCCGCATACAGATGTTCTGTGGCGACCCAACCAGCCTTGAATAG
- a CDS encoding HAMP domain-containing sensor histidine kinase: MLSKQPFERRILIAFVLMTTLVSGVFSLSIVAVVHFIEDHLLTLELGHELQGIIEEDLKLGRVPRLDPSTHFYASNIPEFLPPPDFSGLRKGFSEVVLGADAYYAYTEEVDGNIYTLVQGQHGFEAREHVLFNVVLAGFLLTVVGAWGLGLILARKIMAPVSRLAMQVRHRDQLLALAPALGPQYPDDEVGQLASAFDSTLGQVRQALERERLFTSDVSHELRTPLMVIATTCELLEEGELGAKEKEQLARIIRASEEMHDLVRTFLQLARDSSDEASSVSARSLESVAEEQIAHWGASFRLKGLELIYSKEGLDTGVYNTTLLSVVVSNLLRNALHYTDNGFVRLVIETGGLRVEDSGSGIPIDQQERIFQPFVRGVGARGEGLGLGLSLVKRICVKQGWLISVMTINGGGACFRVQLSGKTLPPSVG; the protein is encoded by the coding sequence ATGCTGTCTAAGCAGCCCTTTGAGCGGCGCATCCTGATTGCGTTTGTTCTGATGACGACATTGGTCAGTGGGGTGTTCTCACTGAGTATTGTTGCTGTTGTGCATTTTATAGAAGATCACTTGCTAACGTTGGAACTTGGACATGAGCTGCAGGGCATCATTGAGGAGGATCTGAAGCTCGGCCGTGTTCCCCGCCTTGATCCCTCGACACATTTTTACGCGTCTAATATTCCAGAATTCCTGCCTCCGCCCGACTTCAGCGGGCTAAGAAAGGGGTTCTCTGAGGTTGTGCTGGGGGCTGATGCTTACTACGCCTATACAGAGGAAGTGGACGGCAATATTTATACGCTGGTTCAGGGGCAGCACGGTTTCGAGGCTCGTGAGCATGTTTTGTTCAATGTGGTCCTGGCAGGGTTTCTACTTACCGTTGTCGGTGCTTGGGGATTGGGGCTGATTCTAGCGCGGAAAATTATGGCCCCTGTGAGCCGCCTGGCTATGCAGGTTAGACATCGTGATCAGTTGCTTGCCCTGGCACCAGCTTTGGGACCGCAATATCCTGACGATGAGGTCGGGCAGCTCGCTTCAGCATTCGACAGTACGCTAGGGCAAGTTCGTCAGGCTCTTGAGCGTGAGCGACTGTTTACCAGTGATGTCAGTCATGAGCTACGCACCCCTTTGATGGTTATTGCTACGACCTGCGAGCTGCTGGAAGAGGGCGAGCTTGGGGCAAAGGAGAAGGAACAGCTCGCACGAATTATCCGGGCCAGTGAGGAGATGCATGATTTGGTTAGAACTTTCCTGCAATTAGCGCGGGACAGTTCAGATGAAGCATCATCGGTCAGTGCACGCAGCCTTGAATCTGTTGCTGAAGAGCAGATTGCACATTGGGGGGCGTCATTTAGGCTCAAAGGGCTGGAGCTTATTTATAGTAAAGAAGGTCTGGACACTGGGGTTTATAACACAACATTGCTTTCGGTTGTGGTCTCCAATTTACTACGTAACGCCCTCCATTACACTGATAATGGCTTTGTCAGGCTGGTTATCGAGACAGGTGGCTTGCGTGTCGAAGACAGTGGCAGTGGTATCCCCATTGACCAACAGGAGCGTATTTTTCAGCCTTTTGTCAGGGGCGTGGGAGCCCGTGGCGAAGGCTTAGGGTTGGGGCTATCACTGGTGAAGCGTATTTGTGTTAAGCAAGGCTGGCTCATATCGGTTATGACCATTAACGGTGGTGGGGCTTGTTTTAGGGTTCAGCTTTCTGGAAAAACACTGCCTCCTAGTGTTGGGTAG
- the uvrY gene encoding UvrY/SirA/GacA family response regulator transcription factor: MIRVLVVDDHDLVRTGITRMLEDIDGLQVIGEASSGEESLKKTRELKPDVVLMDIKMPGIGGLEATRKLIRSYPDIKIIAVTACEEDPFPTRLLQAGAAGYLTKGAALDEMVQAVKMVFSGQRYISPQIAQQLALKSFQPQSAGSPFDLLSEREIQIALMIASCQKVQIISDRLCLSPKTVNTYRYRIFEKMSITSDVELALLAVRHGMIDATN; this comes from the coding sequence TTGATCAGAGTACTGGTTGTTGACGATCATGATCTGGTTCGTACCGGGATCACGCGCATGCTCGAAGACATTGACGGGCTGCAAGTGATTGGAGAGGCGAGCTCAGGTGAGGAGTCGCTTAAAAAAACGCGCGAGCTTAAGCCTGATGTTGTCTTGATGGACATCAAGATGCCCGGTATCGGTGGTCTAGAGGCTACCCGTAAACTTATTCGCAGTTATCCGGATATCAAGATCATAGCTGTGACAGCCTGCGAGGAGGACCCGTTCCCTACTCGCTTGCTGCAGGCTGGAGCAGCTGGTTATTTAACCAAAGGTGCTGCCCTTGATGAAATGGTTCAAGCCGTCAAAATGGTCTTCTCTGGGCAGCGCTATATTAGTCCTCAGATTGCTCAGCAGTTGGCCCTGAAGTCATTTCAGCCTCAAAGTGCAGGATCACCATTTGATCTGCTCTCTGAGCGCGAAATCCAGATCGCATTGATGATTGCGAGCTGTCAAAAGGTACAGATTATCTCTGATCGCCTTTGTCTATCTCCAAAAACTGTCAACACTTATCGTTATCGAATTTTCGAAAAGATGTCGATCACCAGCGATGTAGAATTGGCCTTGTTAGCTGTGCGCCACGGCATGATTGATGCTACAAACTGA
- a CDS encoding ATP-dependent zinc protease, with translation MKRVTWIALAALMPVSVIAAEEPQIYGLHEYVNLHELQVKLPAKLDTGAETASLSARNIEVFKKDGGEWVRFQLGLDNPSQAHVLEKPLVRMSYIKRRAGDREEGDAELYTERPVVAMDICLGDELQNIEVNLTDRSDFKFPLLIGSTVLKEMNAAVSPNHKFSAGQPSCGQTS, from the coding sequence ATGAAACGTGTCACCTGGATTGCGCTGGCCGCGCTGATGCCAGTATCGGTAATCGCTGCTGAGGAACCGCAAATTTATGGGCTGCATGAGTATGTAAATCTGCATGAACTGCAGGTAAAACTGCCGGCGAAGCTTGATACTGGTGCAGAGACAGCCTCTCTCAGCGCCCGAAATATCGAGGTGTTTAAAAAGGACGGCGGGGAGTGGGTGCGTTTCCAGTTGGGGTTGGATAATCCAAGCCAGGCCCATGTGTTGGAAAAGCCACTGGTTCGTATGAGCTACATCAAGCGCCGTGCAGGGGATCGTGAAGAGGGGGACGCAGAGCTTTATACCGAGCGCCCCGTTGTCGCCATGGATATCTGTCTTGGCGATGAGCTGCAGAATATTGAGGTTAACCTGACTGATCGCAGCGATTTCAAGTTCCCGCTGCTCATCGGTTCTACTGTACTTAAAGAAATGAATGCAGCAGTGAGCCCCAATCACAAGTTCTCTGCCGGTCAGCCTAGCTGTGGCCAGACCAGCTAA
- a CDS encoding phosphatase PAP2 family protein, with the protein MAAAQIQTLSRYFNFRLALLIPLAVMAILLAADPTKLDFSLAYPFYQPGVGFIGKQHAWIEDILHDKAKQVVIVFGVLAIIGFIVSLFFKPLRQYRRALGYLVLALSLSTSIVTPLKALTAVECPWSLKEFGGKETYTPLLHERAPTDKPGRCWPGGHASAGFSLIALFFALRDRRPRLARFALGFALTLGTVFSVARMSQGAHFFSHNLWTLLFDWLICVIAYRIVLYRPIQSSRAEAT; encoded by the coding sequence ATGGCTGCAGCCCAAATACAAACGCTTAGTCGTTACTTTAATTTTCGCCTAGCTCTGTTGATCCCCCTGGCTGTGATGGCAATCTTGTTAGCAGCGGATCCGACAAAGCTGGACTTCAGCTTGGCCTACCCGTTTTATCAGCCCGGCGTCGGTTTTATTGGTAAACAACACGCGTGGATTGAAGACATTCTGCATGACAAGGCCAAACAGGTCGTCATCGTATTCGGTGTTTTAGCGATTATCGGCTTTATTGTGAGCCTCTTCTTTAAGCCCTTGAGACAATACCGCCGTGCTTTAGGCTACCTTGTACTGGCATTGTCCTTGTCAACCAGCATCGTGACGCCTTTAAAGGCACTGACTGCGGTTGAGTGCCCATGGAGCCTTAAGGAGTTTGGAGGAAAGGAGACCTATACACCGCTGCTGCATGAGCGCGCTCCAACCGACAAACCAGGTCGATGCTGGCCTGGTGGACATGCATCAGCCGGCTTTTCGCTGATTGCACTTTTCTTCGCCTTGCGTGATCGCCGGCCACGACTGGCACGGTTTGCCTTAGGGTTTGCTCTCACACTAGGTACGGTATTTTCGGTCGCGAGGATGTCGCAGGGAGCACACTTCTTCTCCCACAACCTGTGGACCTTACTGTTTGACTGGTTGATCTGCGTGATCGCCTACCGGATAGTGCTCTATCGCCCAATCCAGTCTTCAAGGGCTGAAGCCACCTGA
- the pgsA gene encoding CDP-diacylglycerol--glycerol-3-phosphate 3-phosphatidyltransferase encodes MNIPNLLTVLRVLLIPVFILLFYVPFSWSYWAASLVFAIAAATDWLDGYLARRWQQSTPFGAFLDPVADKLMVAVALVLLVEEHSNLWLTLPAVIIIGREIVVSALREWMAELGARAQVAVSNMGKWKTAAQMVALIILLANPSAMTLWVGLGYALLMVAAVLTLWSMVQYLLAAWPHLQITTEKK; translated from the coding sequence ATGAATATCCCCAATTTACTTACCGTTCTCCGTGTTCTGCTGATTCCGGTATTTATTCTGCTGTTTTACGTGCCGTTCAGTTGGAGCTACTGGGCGGCAAGTCTTGTTTTTGCAATTGCTGCGGCTACTGACTGGTTAGATGGCTACTTGGCTCGTCGATGGCAGCAAAGCACGCCATTTGGAGCTTTTTTGGATCCTGTCGCTGACAAACTGATGGTGGCTGTTGCCCTGGTCTTACTTGTCGAGGAACATTCAAATCTATGGTTGACATTACCCGCTGTTATCATCATTGGTCGCGAGATCGTCGTTTCGGCGTTGCGTGAGTGGATGGCGGAGCTTGGTGCCCGTGCTCAAGTTGCCGTTTCGAATATGGGAAAATGGAAGACTGCTGCACAGATGGTTGCGCTCATAATCCTGCTTGCAAATCCTTCCGCCATGACCCTTTGGGTGGGGCTGGGATATGCGCTTCTGATGGTTGCTGCCGTGCTGACACTCTGGTCCATGGTTCAGTACTTGTTAGCCGCTTGGCCCCATCTGCAGATAACCACTGAAAAGAAATAA